Proteins from one Dromiciops gliroides isolate mDroGli1 chromosome 6, mDroGli1.pri, whole genome shotgun sequence genomic window:
- the LRRN4CL gene encoding LRRN4 C-terminal-like protein, translating into MLNLACFLKFLAVVFFLPHLAWSSSSEDYEEEEEEEGEKTPPPKIGLCDYDRCRHLQVPCKELQGPDGAACLCPATSSPHQPPDPPRLGEVHIWADQGRAAVHWCAPSSPVDEYRLRLWEAGTPVRARPPALFNSTVRRAELQGLQPGEAYVLCVVASNDAGKSSVPEALEGALDADEAPLPTAFPLFGPCRYLSIPPRPRTLVHVAVGMGIALVCISSAALLWHFCLRERWGCPHQPRAAAASRAREDL; encoded by the coding sequence ATGCTGAATTTAGCCTGTTTCCTGAAGTTTCTGGCTGTTGTCTTCTTTTTACCACACCTGGCTTGGTCTTCCTCTTCAGAGGActatgaggaagaggaggaggaggagggagagaagaccCCCCCTCCTAAGATTGGTCTCTGCGATTACGACCGATGCCGACATTTGCAAGTGCCCTGTAAAGAACTCCAGGGCCCTGATGGTGCAGCCTGCCTCTGCCCGGCTACCTCCAGTCCCCACCAGCCTCCAGACCCTCCCCGTCTTGGAGAAGTGCATATCTGGGCAGACCAGGGCCGGGCAGCAGTCCACTGGTGTGCTCCCTCTTCCCCTGTGGATGAATATCGGCTTCGCCTCTGGGAAGCAGGTACTCCTGTCAGAGCCCGCCCTCCTGCTCTGTTCAACAGCACCGTCCGGAGGGCAGAGCTGCAAGGACTGCAGCCTGGAGAAGCTTATGTCCTCTGCGTGGTGGCCTCGAATGACGCTGGGAAAAGTTCTGTTCCGGAGGCACTTGAGGGAGCCTTGGATGCAGACGAGGCTCCCCTGCCTACCGCCTTTCCTTTATTTGGACCGTGCCGCTATCTTTCCATCCCCCCCAGACCCCGGACCCTGGTACATGTGGCTGTGGGGATGGGGATAGCCTTGGTCTGCATAAGCTCTGCAGCCTTGCTGTGGCATTTCTGTCTCCGGGAGCGCTGGGGTTGCCCCCACCAGCCCAGAGCTGCAGCTGCTTCCAGAGCCAGGGAGGACCTTTAA
- the UBXN1 gene encoding UBX domain-containing protein 1 → MAERTALESLIEMGFPRGRAEKALALTGNQGIESAMDWLMEHEGDPDVDEPPASPLGHSLGHEPPSYRGGSPEGPGSARVEEKPPLSEEEKREQTKRMLELVAQKQKERGEREQREAVERERRRRRQGQELSAARQRLQEDEMRRAAEERRREKAEETAARQRVREKIERDKVERAKKFGGTGSQMSSPTTEPAPVPSSPSQEPPTKREYDQCRIQVRLPDGTSLTQTFKAREQLAAVRLYVELHRGEELGSGQDPVQLLSGFPRRAFSEADMERPLQELGLVPSAVLIVAKKCAS, encoded by the exons ATGGCGGAGCGGACGGCTCTGGAGAGTCTCATCGAGATGGGCTTCCCGCGGGGGCGCGC GGAGAAGGCTCTGGCTCTCACAGGGAACCAGGGCATCGAGTCTGCGATGGACTg GTTGATGGAACATGAAGGTGACCCGGATGTGGATGAGCCCCCAGCTTCCCCCCTGGGACACTCCTTGGGGCATGAACCCCCCTCCTATCGGGGAGGCAGCCCTGAAG GGCCTGGGTCAGCGAGGGTGGAAGAGAAGCCACCTCTGAGTGAAGAGGAGAAGCGAGAACAGACCAAGAG GATGCTGGAGCTGGTGGCCCAGAAGCAGAAGGAACGAGGAGAAAGGGAGCAACGAGAAGCAGTAGAGCGGGAGAGGCGACGGAGACGGCAGGGCCAGGAACTCTCGGCCGCACGGCAACGGCTACAGGAAGACGAGATGCGCCGGGCAGCTGAGGAGCGGAGAAGGGAGAAGGCTGAAGAGACAGCGGCCAG ACAGCGAGTCCGGGAGAAGATTGAGAGGGATAAAGTAGAGAGAGCCAAGAAG tTTGGTGGCACCGGATCACAGATGTCCTCCCCTACAACGGAGCCAGCCCCTGttccttcttctcccagccaGGAGCCTCCCACCAAGCGAGAGTATGATCAATGTCGaatccag GTTCGACTGCCTGATGGGACATCCCTGACACAGACATTCAAGGCCAGAGAGCAGCTGGCTGCAGTGAGACTCTATGTGGAGCTCCATCGAGGGGAGGAACTAGGGAGTGGCCAGGACCCTGTACAGCTGCTCAGTGGCTTCCCCCGGCGGGCCTTTTCTGAAGCTGATATGGAGAGACCACTGCAGGAGCTGG GACTTGTGCCTTCCGCTGTCCTCATTGTAGCCAAGAAGTGTGCCAGTTGA
- the LOC122732597 gene encoding ubiquinol-cytochrome-c reductase complex assembly factor 3, with protein sequence MGSLGKALQAAAVLASGAGLGTFLFVLVTPGEQRTRELLKETPERNPQHRNEATETKKLWMDTLREAAETHENVAWRKNWNRQAGGREA encoded by the exons ATGGGGTCGCTGGGCAAGGCGCTGCAGGCGGCTGCGGTGCTGGCCTCGGGCGCGGGTTTGGGGACCTTCCTCTTCGTGCTGGTGACGCCGGGGGAGCAGCGGACGCGCGAGCTGCTCAAG GAGACACCAGAGAGGAACCCGCAGCACCGGAACGAGGCGACCGAAACCAAGAAACTGTGGATGGACACGCTCCGGGAGGCCGCAGAGACCCACGAGAATGTGGCCTGGAGGAAGAACTGGAACCGCCAGGCGGGCGGGCGGGAGGCCTGA